The following coding sequences are from one Rutidosis leptorrhynchoides isolate AG116_Rl617_1_P2 chromosome 11, CSIRO_AGI_Rlap_v1, whole genome shotgun sequence window:
- the LOC139877327 gene encoding protein NUCLEAR FUSION DEFECTIVE 6, mitochondrial-like, which translates to MAAAIATRSFLRSATISARPSAARIATGAKHARSPFRLPTQKPLSHRIFRSPVEMSSVVVGSLCPLHSATASALLTSMLSTAPYSCGWTIDDS; encoded by the exons ATGGCGGCAGCCATTGCAACCAGGTCCTTCCTCCGTTCCGCCACCATCTCCGCCCGACCATCCGCCGCTAGAATTGCCACCGGTGCTAAACACGCACGTTCTCCCTTCCGCTTACCTACTCAAAAGCCCCTTTCTCATCGCATTTTcag GTCACCTGTTGAGATGAGTTCGGTTGTTGTGGGATCATTGTGTCCACTACATTCAGCCACCGCTTCTGCATTGTTGACTTCTATGCTTTCGACTGCTCCTTATAGCTGTGGTTGGACCATTGATG ATTCTTAG